Proteins encoded by one window of Pseudomonas tructae:
- the cyoA gene encoding ubiquinol oxidase subunit II — MSKKRYPRLFGILPFLGMLLLSGCNWTLLDPKGQVGIEQKNLILIATGLMLLVVIPVIFMTLAFAWKYRASNKAATYTPDWSHSTKIEVAVWTIPVLIIIALGYVTYKTTHELDPYRPLVSDVKPVQIDVVALDWKWLFIYPEQGIATVNKIVFPANTPVNFRVTSDSVMNSFFIPGLGGQIYAMAGMTTKLHLIANENGEFDGISANYSGAGFTGMKFKATATSQADFEAWVNEVKQSPKQLDAAEYAALAKTSENNPVALYSVASPEQFQSIVDKYEGMNRGRPVHEKEQSKEAAGTEGMDVSMHSAAGAEE, encoded by the coding sequence ATGAGTAAAAAGCGTTACCCCAGACTGTTTGGCATTCTGCCCTTTTTAGGCATGCTTTTACTCAGTGGGTGCAACTGGACCCTGCTCGACCCGAAGGGCCAGGTCGGCATTGAGCAAAAGAACCTTATCCTGATCGCTACCGGCTTGATGTTGCTGGTGGTGATTCCTGTCATTTTCATGACCCTGGCGTTTGCCTGGAAGTATCGCGCTTCCAACAAGGCTGCGACCTACACGCCTGACTGGTCGCACTCGACCAAGATCGAAGTGGCGGTCTGGACCATCCCGGTTCTGATCATCATCGCCCTGGGTTACGTGACCTACAAAACCACCCACGAGCTGGACCCGTATCGTCCGCTGGTTTCCGATGTGAAACCGGTGCAGATCGACGTGGTCGCCCTGGACTGGAAATGGCTATTCATCTACCCGGAACAAGGCATTGCCACGGTCAACAAGATCGTCTTCCCGGCCAACACCCCGGTCAACTTCCGCGTGACCTCCGACTCGGTGATGAACTCGTTCTTCATTCCGGGCCTGGGCGGGCAGATCTACGCAATGGCTGGCATGACCACCAAACTGCACCTGATCGCCAACGAGAACGGTGAGTTCGACGGTATCTCCGCCAACTACAGCGGCGCCGGTTTCACCGGTATGAAGTTCAAGGCAACCGCCACTTCCCAGGCTGATTTCGAAGCATGGGTGAACGAAGTCAAGCAATCGCCGAAACAGCTGGATGCGGCTGAATACGCGGCATTGGCCAAAACGAGCGAAAACAATCCAGTCGCGCTGTACAGCGTGGCCTCGCCAGAGCAGTTCCAGTCCATCGTCGACAAGTACGAAGGCATGAACCGCGGTCGGCCGGTCCACGAAAAAGAGCAGAGCAAAGAAGCGGCCGGTACCGAAGGGATGGACGTGAGTATGCATTCAGCTGCTGGGGCAGAGGAGTAA